The proteins below are encoded in one region of Paeniglutamicibacter cryotolerans:
- a CDS encoding caspase family protein — MVLLTAGAAPDRGPGARALPAGIDLQALKPHLVNLSDGRFSSGGQLRTTSEDIDAIFSNYLPAFVAEHGGVDVPLLFWAHGGLVDETAGITGAAAQIPWWLSNGVYPIFFIWETGLFEAIGSLLGGGNRDAVPAPGALADRGFFADAWNKTYELLARPLGPKVWGQMKTSAAQSVAADGGALYVARALAGYVGRNPQALRLHAAGHSAGSIFHSYFLPAYAGMQAGVDFSTLNLLAPAINTADFTTRLQPLLGAANGIGHLGMFSMEKETEEEDTLPGGYTRSLLCLIRASLEVQPNTPILGLQESVNADAALTSMFAGPQADVVWSVSNNGPKSARTSATSHGAFDNDPDTMTSVLVRVLDREDVIGFRAMEPLAAPAAPAAPSAPAPAKAQASGPGTGDRYAVCVGINRFAHLPAGSWLNGCVNDAEDFAALLGSGYGFSDSQIDVLTDAAASKEAVLGRLGEAMDRAASEGLKHLVFTFSSHGTQVPDTSGDEADHADEAFATYDLDQAGDQWDPSTLIIDDELHDLFARATPGLLVEVVLDTCHSGTGLKALDLLPGRRPRFLPPPTPIGLERTATADPRAFRDLVARSAGAGTGSGRPVLLAGCRSDQTSADAVFEGRYNGAFTYYLLKELAADPTRTRRVLMGAVSKSLLGARFDQRAQLEGPVAAKATAWGTAFAKTAG; from the coding sequence ATGGTACTACTGACGGCGGGAGCAGCCCCGGACCGGGGGCCGGGAGCCAGGGCGCTGCCCGCGGGCATCGACCTGCAGGCGCTCAAACCCCACCTGGTCAACCTCTCCGACGGGCGCTTCTCTTCCGGCGGCCAGTTGCGCACCACTTCCGAGGACATCGACGCGATCTTCTCCAACTACCTGCCGGCTTTCGTCGCCGAACACGGCGGGGTGGATGTGCCGCTGCTCTTCTGGGCCCACGGCGGACTGGTGGACGAAACTGCCGGGATCACCGGCGCGGCGGCGCAGATCCCCTGGTGGCTGTCCAACGGCGTCTACCCGATCTTTTTCATCTGGGAGACAGGTCTCTTTGAGGCCATCGGCTCGCTGCTCGGAGGCGGAAACCGCGATGCGGTGCCGGCCCCCGGGGCCCTGGCCGATCGCGGCTTCTTCGCCGATGCCTGGAACAAGACCTACGAACTGCTCGCCCGGCCGCTGGGGCCCAAGGTCTGGGGGCAGATGAAAACCAGCGCGGCCCAGTCGGTGGCCGCCGACGGGGGCGCGCTGTATGTTGCTCGTGCGCTCGCCGGTTACGTGGGGCGCAATCCGCAGGCTCTCCGGTTGCATGCGGCGGGGCATTCGGCCGGTTCGATCTTCCACTCGTACTTCCTCCCTGCCTACGCGGGAATGCAGGCCGGCGTCGACTTCTCCACGCTGAACCTGCTGGCCCCGGCGATCAACACGGCCGACTTCACCACGCGGCTGCAACCGCTGCTGGGGGCGGCCAACGGGATCGGGCATCTGGGCATGTTCAGCATGGAGAAGGAGACGGAGGAGGAGGACACGCTTCCCGGCGGCTACACCCGCTCGCTGCTGTGCCTGATCCGCGCCTCGCTGGAGGTCCAGCCCAACACCCCGATTTTGGGCCTGCAGGAGTCGGTGAACGCCGATGCGGCACTGACATCGATGTTCGCCGGACCCCAGGCCGATGTCGTCTGGTCGGTGAGCAACAACGGGCCGAAGTCCGCGCGCACCTCGGCGACCTCTCATGGCGCCTTCGACAACGACCCCGACACCATGACCAGCGTGCTCGTGAGGGTGCTGGATCGTGAGGACGTCATCGGATTCCGGGCCATGGAACCATTGGCGGCTCCGGCGGCTCCGGCGGCTCCGTCCGCCCCGGCACCAGCCAAGGCGCAGGCGTCCGGACCCGGTACCGGTGACCGCTACGCCGTGTGCGTGGGCATCAACAGGTTTGCGCACCTGCCCGCAGGCTCCTGGCTCAACGGATGCGTGAACGACGCCGAGGACTTCGCCGCGCTGCTGGGCAGCGGCTACGGGTTCAGCGACTCCCAGATCGATGTGCTCACCGATGCGGCGGCCAGCAAGGAAGCTGTGCTGGGCCGGCTCGGCGAGGCCATGGACCGGGCGGCGTCCGAGGGGCTCAAGCACCTGGTCTTCACCTTCTCCAGCCACGGCACCCAGGTACCCGACACCTCCGGGGACGAGGCTGATCATGCCGACGAGGCCTTTGCCACGTATGACCTGGATCAGGCCGGAGACCAGTGGGATCCGTCGACGCTGATCATCGACGACGAACTGCACGACCTGTTCGCCCGCGCCACACCGGGACTGCTGGTGGAGGTCGTGCTGGATACCTGCCACAGCGGGACCGGTTTGAAGGCCCTGGATCTGTTGCCCGGGCGTCGGCCCCGGTTCCTTCCGCCTCCGACTCCGATCGGGCTGGAGCGCACGGCAACGGCCGACCCTCGGGCGTTCCGCGACCTGGTCGCACGGTCGGCTGGCGCCGGGACGGGCAGTGGCCGGCCGGTGCTGCTGGCCGGCTGCCGCTCGGACCAGACCAGCGCCGACGCCGTCTTCGAGGGCCGCTACAACGGAGCCTTCACTTACTACCTGCTCAAGGAGCTCGCCGCCGATCCCACGCGCACCCGCCGGGTGCTGATGGGAGCAGTCAGCAAGTCCCTGCTAGGGGCGCGTTTCGACCAGCGGGCCCAGCTCGAGGGGCCCGTCGCCGCGAAGGCCACGGCCTGGGGCACCGCCTTCGCCAAGACCGCTGGATAA
- a CDS encoding aldo/keto reductase produces the protein MQKRLLGTTPVNPLGFGAMNLVHGYSHFPGERDAAALLHAALDAGVDHLDTATLYGGGRSEELIGTHLAHRRGEYFLASKGGLSIGEGRAMIDGRPATLTGQIDASLKALQTEHIDLYYLHRLDPAVPIEESVGALADAVTAGKIGGIGLSEVSVATLQRAHAVHPIMAVQNEYSLATRNPELGMLDACARLGTAFVSFSPLYRALLTGALRTIEDLPAGDMRHHMPRFRAENLRANLALVDAFGTLATSLETTPAALALAWVLAQGEHVHVIPGTTSAPHLTENMGAADLVLDAAALAAADALINQDTIAGRRYSSHQFRSIDSEDFDVVIH, from the coding sequence ATGCAAAAACGACTGCTCGGCACGACCCCCGTCAATCCTTTGGGCTTCGGCGCCATGAACCTGGTCCACGGCTACTCGCACTTCCCCGGCGAACGGGACGCGGCAGCGCTTTTGCACGCGGCACTGGATGCCGGAGTCGACCACCTCGACACCGCGACGCTCTACGGTGGCGGCCGTTCCGAGGAACTGATCGGCACACACCTGGCACACCGCCGCGGCGAGTACTTCCTGGCCTCCAAGGGCGGTCTGTCGATCGGCGAGGGCCGCGCCATGATCGACGGGCGTCCCGCAACGCTCACCGGACAGATCGACGCCTCGCTCAAGGCCCTGCAAACCGAGCACATCGACCTGTACTACCTGCACCGCCTGGATCCAGCGGTGCCGATCGAGGAATCCGTCGGCGCGCTCGCCGATGCCGTGACCGCCGGGAAGATCGGCGGCATCGGGCTCTCCGAGGTCTCCGTCGCGACCCTGCAGCGCGCCCACGCGGTACACCCGATCATGGCAGTACAGAACGAGTACTCGCTCGCCACAAGGAACCCCGAGCTGGGCATGCTCGACGCCTGCGCCCGGCTCGGCACCGCGTTCGTCTCCTTCAGCCCGCTCTACCGCGCCCTGCTCACCGGCGCGCTGCGCACCATCGAAGACCTGCCGGCCGGGGACATGCGCCACCACATGCCGCGCTTCCGGGCCGAAAACCTGCGGGCCAACCTGGCACTGGTCGATGCGTTCGGCACGCTGGCCACTTCCCTGGAGACCACGCCGGCCGCGCTGGCACTGGCCTGGGTACTGGCCCAGGGGGAACACGTGCATGTGATTCCCGGAACCACCTCGGCGCCGCACCTGACCGAGAACATGGGCGCCGCCGACCTGGTGCTCGATGCAGCTGCGCTGGCTGCTGCCGACGCGCTGATCAACCAGGACACCATTGCCGGGCGGCGCTACTCCAGCCACCAGTTCAGATCCATCGACAGCGAGGACTTCGACGTGGTCATCCACTGA
- the istA gene encoding IS21 family transposase produces the protein MADYRHIMALLVQGHSYRQVQGRAGCSHRTIAKASRVLADQKLTTREQIDALTDEDLDRLFDDGRKAVSGEFVPVNVEAVVKARIGRKKPPLKVLWARYLDTAHTDSARFYGYERFCQIIAEHVKVNDLTSPLSHEPGHTMQVDWAGTKMQLTDPITQETTKVSLFVASLPYSGMIFAYGSLDEKLPAWCQLHRKAFEYFEGVSQLVIPDNASTASNQISRYEKARDVNQSYEAFLEYYQTAAVPTGAYKPQEKGNVEAGVKVSTNWIIHYLQGRRFAGLDELNEAVAEQVEMINDRTPFRGENRSRRDWFQDAERHELIGLPAEPWQQVYWRKAKVSRDWHVQVDTVKYSVPHQLAGQILDVRIVGEQVTVLAGGLVVASHRRGAQRHSYVTDPEHAPHGYEDISLLWTRAYFIRQATKVGPYTVQALARLLDRKKIEAQGYRSCMNILALGKGNNRALLEQACHDLCVQDERNPVSYTALKHRITALRAAYAGRPGVSAPASPQSGAGPVTAGARDTSSAHLGGISQFSLEALRSTAATEETKEEDHA, from the coding sequence ATGGCTGACTACAGACACATCATGGCCCTGCTGGTGCAGGGCCATTCGTACCGACAGGTCCAAGGCAGGGCAGGCTGCTCGCACCGCACGATCGCCAAGGCCAGCCGGGTCCTTGCCGATCAAAAGCTGACCACCCGTGAGCAGATCGACGCGCTCACCGATGAGGACCTCGACCGGCTGTTCGACGACGGCCGCAAGGCCGTGAGCGGTGAGTTCGTCCCCGTCAATGTCGAGGCCGTGGTGAAGGCACGCATCGGTCGGAAGAAGCCACCGTTGAAAGTCTTGTGGGCCCGCTACCTGGACACCGCGCACACAGACTCCGCCCGGTTTTACGGCTATGAGCGGTTCTGCCAGATTATTGCCGAGCACGTCAAGGTCAACGACCTGACCAGCCCGCTGTCCCACGAACCCGGACACACGATGCAGGTCGACTGGGCCGGCACCAAGATGCAGCTGACCGATCCGATCACCCAGGAAACCACGAAGGTCTCGCTCTTCGTGGCGTCCTTACCGTATTCGGGAATGATCTTCGCCTACGGGTCCCTGGATGAGAAGCTTCCCGCCTGGTGCCAGCTGCACCGGAAGGCCTTTGAATACTTTGAGGGTGTCAGCCAGCTGGTCATTCCCGATAACGCCTCGACCGCATCGAACCAGATCAGCCGGTATGAAAAGGCCCGGGATGTGAACCAATCCTATGAGGCCTTCCTTGAGTACTATCAAACCGCGGCAGTCCCGACCGGCGCGTATAAGCCGCAGGAGAAAGGCAACGTCGAGGCGGGGGTTAAGGTCTCGACCAATTGGATCATCCACTACCTGCAGGGGCGGCGTTTCGCGGGTCTGGATGAGCTGAACGAGGCCGTGGCCGAACAGGTGGAGATGATCAATGACCGCACGCCCTTTCGCGGGGAGAACCGCTCCCGACGCGATTGGTTCCAGGATGCTGAACGCCACGAACTCATCGGCCTCCCGGCCGAGCCGTGGCAGCAGGTTTACTGGCGCAAGGCGAAAGTCTCCAGGGACTGGCACGTGCAGGTCGACACGGTTAAATATTCGGTTCCGCACCAGCTCGCCGGGCAGATCCTGGACGTGCGGATCGTGGGTGAGCAGGTCACCGTGCTTGCCGGTGGGCTCGTGGTTGCTTCGCACCGGCGTGGTGCGCAGCGTCATTCCTACGTCACCGATCCCGAACATGCGCCGCACGGGTATGAGGACATCTCACTGCTCTGGACCCGTGCCTATTTCATCCGGCAAGCAACAAAGGTCGGCCCCTACACGGTTCAGGCGCTGGCTCGGTTGCTGGATCGGAAAAAGATCGAAGCGCAGGGCTACCGCTCCTGCATGAACATCCTGGCACTGGGCAAGGGCAACAACCGCGCCCTGCTGGAGCAGGCCTGCCATGACCTCTGCGTGCAAGACGAGCGGAACCCTGTCAGTTATACCGCGCTCAAACATCGCATCACCGCCCTGCGGGCGGCCTACGCCGGGCGTCCGGGCGTGAGCGCACCGGCATCGCCGCAGTCCGGCGCGGGGCCGGTGACCGCGGGTGCCAGGGATACCAGCAGCGCCCATCTGGGCGGGATCTCGCAGTTCAGTCTCGAGGCCTTGAGAAGCACCGCCGCAACCGAGGAAACGAAGGAGGAGGACCATGCTTGA
- a CDS encoding AfsR/SARP family transcriptional regulator, giving the protein MLAEGCSRQSGYTLRLMPLWELSCDGVAIDVSTRQQRLLAVLAVQGASRRELLCGLLWPDSSERCALDNLRVSIHHVTRGLPGLIQVDRYAVGFSVKAWIDLHREWEVLEGVAGSCREALPGNTPLLLGWYEEWVLNEQARLLHARTHYWRRVAKECLACGDYSGAVESADTVLRLDVLDEGALEIMVHAQLALGQCISALHAIAEFRRRAHHEIGMSTSPALDQLELRVRQAAGSALSQAYGAGPDRWII; this is encoded by the coding sequence ATGCTTGCAGAAGGGTGTTCACGGCAAAGCGGGTACACACTGCGGCTGATGCCGCTCTGGGAACTTTCCTGTGACGGGGTGGCCATCGACGTCTCCACGCGCCAGCAACGGCTGCTGGCTGTCTTGGCCGTCCAGGGGGCCAGCAGGCGCGAACTGCTTTGTGGACTATTGTGGCCCGACTCCAGCGAACGCTGCGCGCTGGACAACCTGCGCGTCAGCATCCATCACGTGACCCGCGGCCTGCCCGGGCTCATCCAAGTGGACCGCTATGCGGTGGGGTTCTCGGTGAAGGCGTGGATCGATCTGCACCGCGAATGGGAGGTGCTCGAAGGGGTGGCCGGGTCCTGCAGGGAAGCCCTGCCCGGAAATACGCCGCTGCTGTTGGGCTGGTACGAAGAGTGGGTGCTCAATGAGCAGGCGCGGTTGCTTCATGCCCGAACCCACTATTGGCGCCGAGTGGCCAAGGAATGCCTGGCCTGTGGCGACTATTCCGGTGCTGTGGAATCGGCCGACACAGTACTGCGCCTGGATGTGTTGGACGAGGGGGCGCTGGAAATCATGGTGCACGCCCAGCTGGCCCTTGGCCAATGCATCTCGGCATTACATGCCATTGCAGAGTTTCGGCGTCGCGCCCACCACGAAATCGGGATGTCTACGTCGCCGGCACTGGACCAGCTGGAACTGCGGGTGCGCCAGGCGGCGGGCTCGGCACTGTCCCAGGCCTACGGGGCGGGGCCCGATAGGTGGATCATCTAG
- a CDS encoding ATP-binding protein, whose product MLDHHLTDDDMGLFTGLRMTAFGQSVIDIANDSAYDEWTFSRKVRHALDQEIAARAQRRVVKLLKESKTPNPAACVEDIHYLPDRSLNREVVARLASCQWIEHTTNLVILGKSSVGKSYLAQALVNAACRHDYTARYFRLDDLANKLAVYRRGDAERLTFLGSLHDCDVLVLDDFLTTPISPETASELLNILAGREHRGATVVTSQFDPEDWYKSLHDAVIAESILNRIVSSSELVQLDGPNMRRRKHTGPGDEPVS is encoded by the coding sequence ATGCTTGATCATCATCTGACCGACGATGACATGGGGCTGTTTACCGGGTTGCGGATGACAGCGTTCGGCCAAAGCGTCATCGACATCGCCAACGACTCGGCCTATGACGAATGGACGTTTTCGCGCAAGGTCCGTCATGCACTGGATCAGGAGATCGCGGCCCGGGCCCAGCGTCGGGTGGTGAAGCTGCTCAAGGAATCGAAAACGCCGAACCCTGCTGCCTGTGTTGAAGACATCCACTACCTGCCGGACCGGAGCCTGAACCGGGAGGTCGTGGCACGGCTCGCGTCCTGCCAGTGGATCGAGCACACCACGAACCTGGTGATCCTGGGCAAATCAAGCGTCGGCAAATCGTATTTGGCCCAAGCCCTGGTCAACGCGGCCTGCCGGCACGACTACACGGCTCGCTACTTCCGACTTGATGACCTGGCGAACAAGCTCGCGGTTTATCGTCGGGGTGATGCCGAACGGCTGACGTTCCTGGGCAGCCTGCACGACTGCGATGTTCTGGTCCTGGATGACTTCTTGACCACGCCGATTAGCCCGGAGACCGCGAGCGAACTGCTCAATATCCTGGCGGGGCGCGAACACCGTGGCGCCACGGTGGTGACTTCTCAGTTCGATCCCGAGGACTGGTACAAGTCGCTGCATGATGCGGTGATCGCCGAATCGATCCTCAACCGCATCGTTTCCAGCAGTGAGTTGGTCCAGCTTGATGGGCCCAATATGCGTCGGCGTAAGCATACGGGTCCGGGAGATGAGCCGGTGAGCTGA
- a CDS encoding polysaccharide deacetylase, with the protein MSESMKYRAIALMGAGSLLLAGCTPLASPPPGQNAPVSSHIAGTTGATQTPEAPKPDETATTIKRARTLAASYDYDAALKLLAGIDAPETADATTEIKAAKSKAKVWATPNQIPHLFFHSLVVDTKRAFDGDDREQGYLDYMATIDEFNKIIAELHKRGYVLVNPEDFAGLDKNGKMKYRDIRLPAGKKPLVLSQDDVSYYEYMDGDGFPTKLLLDEHGKVKNSYADAAGKTTIGDYDMVPLLDSYVAKHPDFSYRGAKGIIALTGYNGVLGYRTSASEYPENKNLAQDTATATAVADAMKKEGWVFASHAWGHIDMGRSPMPKFKHDMKLWDAEVRPIIGDTDQFIYPFGADISGVPMYSGERYNLLKKDGFDFFYGVDGTTTAWMQQGDAYQRQARINIDGLQFAKELKGDRPVLKTFFDVKKVIDKDR; encoded by the coding sequence ATGAGTGAATCCATGAAGTACCGGGCCATTGCGCTGATGGGAGCCGGTTCGCTGCTGCTTGCCGGCTGTACGCCGCTGGCTTCCCCGCCTCCGGGGCAGAACGCTCCGGTATCCAGCCACATCGCCGGTACTACCGGGGCGACGCAGACCCCCGAGGCACCGAAGCCTGATGAAACGGCAACCACCATCAAGCGGGCCAGAACGCTGGCCGCCAGCTACGACTATGACGCGGCGCTGAAGCTGCTCGCCGGCATCGACGCGCCCGAGACAGCCGATGCCACCACCGAGATCAAGGCGGCGAAGTCAAAGGCCAAGGTCTGGGCGACGCCGAACCAGATCCCGCACCTGTTCTTCCACTCGCTGGTGGTCGACACGAAGCGCGCCTTCGACGGGGATGACCGCGAACAGGGCTATCTGGACTACATGGCCACCATCGACGAGTTCAACAAGATCATCGCCGAACTGCATAAGCGCGGCTACGTGCTGGTGAACCCGGAGGACTTCGCCGGCCTGGACAAGAACGGGAAGATGAAATACCGGGACATCCGGTTGCCGGCGGGCAAGAAACCGCTGGTGCTCTCGCAGGATGACGTGAGCTACTACGAGTACATGGACGGCGACGGGTTCCCCACCAAACTGCTGCTCGACGAGCACGGCAAGGTCAAGAACAGCTATGCCGATGCCGCAGGCAAGACCACCATCGGGGACTACGACATGGTCCCGCTACTCGATTCATATGTGGCGAAGCACCCCGACTTCTCCTACCGCGGGGCCAAGGGCATCATCGCGTTGACCGGCTACAACGGGGTGCTTGGCTATCGCACCTCGGCCAGCGAATACCCGGAGAACAAGAACCTGGCCCAGGACACCGCGACGGCCACGGCCGTGGCCGACGCGATGAAGAAGGAGGGCTGGGTGTTCGCCTCCCACGCCTGGGGCCACATCGACATGGGCAGGAGCCCGATGCCGAAGTTCAAGCACGACATGAAGCTGTGGGATGCCGAGGTCCGGCCCATCATCGGAGACACCGACCAGTTCATCTATCCGTTCGGTGCCGACATCTCGGGTGTGCCGATGTATTCCGGTGAGCGTTACAACCTGCTGAAGAAGGACGGATTCGACTTCTTCTACGGGGTCGACGGGACCACCACCGCCTGGATGCAGCAGGGCGATGCCTACCAGCGCCAGGCCCGGATCAACATCGACGGGTTGCAGTTCGCCAAGGAGCTCAAGGGCGACCGGCCGGTGCTGAAGACCTTCTTCGACGTGAAAAAGGTCATCGACAAGGACCGTTAA
- a CDS encoding gluzincin family metallopeptidase — protein sequence MSRPVVHGAGDLSGLTVLAQGPHSLGPDGSPLTETLRVPSERLLPGPVGARLRVVVLDAHGRVDAQLLGDGDWGAIDKAPPSDPDLLVGDGRFLAQQAYAVAAHTQARFEKALGRRISWAGGGRLTLYANDKIDYANTGYNRSDCSIRFGKIKDPRFSARLPLALYRDLVAHEVTHAVLDGYRPRWADSLAGADSLAMHEALADLVAVLGVFGTVPVVQEIIGTEMAARGGTLETLGSDLLASGLFRFADRLFSHGRSAREPLAGTLPENWRTEIEPHRRAAGVVNAILTTVLRLWRQELGRPGRRASVYQVAAAGSRIGERVLNMLLRGIAYMAPVDVGFEDLLRGILAADGAVVPQDEHNYRGVLRTCFAEVGIVTATDDSLSGISGLKELNYPIRISSLSSDPDEVLRFIWDNPVLMEAAKLDSGAEMSIDRVRPSVRISPEGFAVSEMGASFAQTLHLAPGEARKLGLHTRSSVVLRGGGLLRFDEGGKLCFAALKPVLDVKRQQTLLDGAEDARTAARNVATSLFHPDLADPVTS from the coding sequence ATGTCCCGGCCGGTGGTGCATGGCGCGGGGGACCTCAGCGGGCTGACCGTGCTGGCCCAGGGACCACATTCGTTGGGCCCCGACGGGTCGCCGCTGACCGAGACGCTGCGCGTACCCAGCGAGCGGTTGCTGCCAGGGCCGGTGGGTGCACGGCTGCGGGTGGTGGTGCTCGATGCCCACGGCCGGGTTGACGCCCAACTGCTGGGCGACGGGGACTGGGGGGCCATCGACAAGGCGCCGCCGAGCGATCCGGACCTGCTTGTTGGGGACGGCCGTTTCCTGGCCCAGCAGGCCTATGCCGTGGCTGCCCACACTCAGGCCCGGTTTGAAAAAGCGCTGGGCCGGCGTATTTCCTGGGCCGGCGGTGGCCGGCTGACCCTATACGCGAACGACAAGATCGACTACGCCAATACCGGGTACAACCGCTCCGATTGCTCGATCCGTTTTGGCAAGATCAAGGACCCCCGGTTCAGTGCCCGGCTCCCGTTGGCGCTCTACCGTGACCTCGTGGCCCATGAGGTCACCCATGCTGTGCTCGATGGCTACCGGCCGAGGTGGGCCGACTCCTTGGCCGGCGCCGACTCGCTGGCCATGCACGAGGCGCTCGCCGATCTGGTAGCGGTCCTGGGGGTCTTTGGTACGGTGCCGGTGGTGCAGGAAATCATCGGCACTGAAATGGCGGCACGTGGCGGCACGCTGGAAACCCTCGGCTCGGACCTGCTCGCCTCGGGCCTCTTCCGCTTCGCCGACCGGTTGTTCAGCCATGGCCGGTCGGCCCGGGAACCGCTGGCCGGGACGCTGCCCGAGAACTGGAGGACGGAGATCGAACCGCACCGGCGCGCGGCCGGGGTCGTGAATGCGATACTGACCACCGTGTTGCGGCTCTGGCGTCAGGAACTGGGGCGGCCCGGGCGCCGGGCCAGCGTCTACCAGGTGGCCGCGGCCGGTTCGCGGATCGGTGAACGGGTCCTGAACATGCTGCTGCGCGGCATCGCCTACATGGCACCGGTGGACGTCGGGTTCGAGGACCTGCTGCGCGGCATACTCGCCGCGGACGGGGCCGTGGTCCCGCAGGACGAGCACAACTACCGCGGGGTGCTTCGCACCTGTTTTGCCGAGGTCGGCATCGTCACCGCCACTGACGATTCACTTTCCGGGATCTCGGGGTTGAAGGAACTGAACTATCCCATCCGAATCTCCTCACTGTCCTCTGACCCCGATGAGGTGTTGCGCTTCATCTGGGACAACCCGGTCCTGATGGAGGCAGCGAAGCTGGACTCCGGTGCGGAGATGAGCATTGACCGGGTCCGGCCCAGCGTGCGGATCAGCCCGGAGGGGTTTGCCGTCTCCGAAATGGGTGCATCCTTTGCCCAGACGCTCCACCTGGCCCCGGGCGAGGCCCGGAAGTTGGGGTTGCATACCCGGTCCAGCGTGGTGCTGCGCGGAGGCGGCCTACTGCGCTTTGACGAGGGTGGAAAACTTTGCTTCGCGGCGCTGAAACCCGTGCTCGATGTCAAGCGTCAGCAGACGCTGCTCGATGGTGCTGAGGATGCGCGGACCGCGGCCCGCAACGTCGCCACCTCGTTGTTCCATCCCGATTTGGCGGATCCTGTCACATCTTGA
- a CDS encoding acyl-CoA thioesterase yields MISSNSRHTVTLRFLAAPTDAGHDGTVDAGVVLQWIDKAAYAAAVGWSKSYCVTAYVGNIHFTAPVRIGEMVEVTATIVYTGASSMHISTTVVSGDPRTFGDPGVSAESRSQCLVIFVAVDEAGHPHPVPPFIASTPVEVLKRDHAISRIKVRSDIVEAMSRQEYTDAGSAEKVVLRFLSAPTDVNWGGKVHGGIVMKWIDEAAYVCASRYAGHAAVAVFSGGVRFYHPVLIGDLVEVEARLVYTGHKGMHIAVLVRSGDPATGVLELTTYCLTVMVIRDETGTALPVMPWVPVTDEDIRLAEHARELLEIRGRAPGNRLPNHLLDAVPATGSQQSI; encoded by the coding sequence ATGATCTCCAGCAATTCACGGCACACTGTCACCCTGCGGTTCCTGGCCGCCCCGACGGATGCGGGCCATGACGGCACTGTGGATGCCGGGGTGGTGCTGCAATGGATCGACAAGGCCGCGTACGCCGCAGCGGTGGGCTGGTCCAAGTCCTATTGCGTGACGGCCTACGTCGGCAACATCCACTTCACCGCGCCGGTGCGCATCGGGGAGATGGTCGAGGTCACGGCGACCATCGTCTACACCGGCGCCTCCTCGATGCACATCTCCACCACGGTGGTTTCCGGTGACCCACGCACCTTCGGGGATCCGGGGGTCAGCGCCGAATCACGCAGCCAATGCCTGGTCATCTTCGTGGCAGTCGATGAGGCGGGCCATCCGCACCCGGTGCCGCCGTTCATCGCCTCGACCCCGGTCGAGGTGCTCAAGCGCGACCACGCGATCTCCCGGATCAAGGTCCGCTCCGACATCGTCGAGGCCATGTCGCGGCAGGAATACACGGATGCCGGTTCGGCGGAGAAGGTGGTGCTGCGCTTCCTCTCGGCCCCCACCGACGTGAACTGGGGTGGCAAGGTGCACGGCGGCATCGTGATGAAGTGGATCGACGAGGCAGCCTATGTCTGTGCTTCGCGCTATGCCGGGCATGCAGCCGTAGCAGTATTCTCCGGCGGTGTGCGCTTCTACCACCCGGTGCTGATCGGCGACCTGGTCGAGGTGGAGGCGCGGCTGGTCTACACCGGGCACAAGGGCATGCACATCGCTGTGCTGGTGCGTTCCGGCGATCCTGCCACCGGCGTGTTGGAACTGACCACCTATTGCCTGACGGTGATGGTCATCCGCGACGAAACCGGCACGGCGCTGCCGGTCATGCCCTGGGTACCGGTGACGGACGAGGACATCAGGCTTGCGGAGCATGCCCGCGAGCTGCTGGAGATCAGGGGCCGGGCGCCGGGAAACCGGCTACCCAACCACCTGCTCGATGCAGTGCCCGCCACCGGTTCCCAGCAGTCCATTTAA